One Mucilaginibacter ginkgonis genomic region harbors:
- the recQ gene encoding DNA helicase RecQ, producing MEAKKSLFDNLQNFFGFDNFKGEQEEIITNILAGNDTFVIMPTGGGKSMCYQLPALMSEGTAIVISPLIALMKNQVDQLRAFGGTDSIAHFLNSSLTKADAARVKEDVLAGKTKLLYVAPESLTKQENVEFLRLNKVSFVAVDEAHCISEWGHDFRPEYRKIRQVISNIGENIPIIALTATATPKVQHDIQKNLQMNNATVFKSSFNRSNLFYEVRAKRNVLKEIIKFVKHNQGKSGIIYCLSRKKVEEVAEALSLNGVKALPYHAGLDAKVRADTQDKFLMEDVDVIVATIAFGMGIDKPDVRYVIHHDMPKSMEGYYQETGRAGRDGGEGVCVAFYSEKDIDKLQKFMKDKPVSEREIGTQILKEVIDYAESSACRRKQILHYFGEDFNDTTCNRMCDNCATERQYFDAEEHLHRALTLIKGLGEKFDDHHILCVLMGTDDPQVHFYEHHLIKEFGSGKEQGEDLWKSLLRQAMLDNYLSKDIDQYGLLHITEKGNEFIDNPHSIRLIMNKPIEASDDEDAEDGKGATGALDTQLLQMLKDQRKKLAKAKGLPPFVIFQDPSLEEMCTHYPITLDELKQISGVGAGKAAKFGAPFIELIKKYVEENDIDRPVDMVIKSAANKSALKVYIIQNIDRHLDLEDIASSKGLSYEDILREVESIVNSGTKLNLNYYINEVIDEDKQDEVFDYFKTAEDDSIESAMCELGEEDYTREEVQLMRVKFMSELGN from the coding sequence GTGGAAGCAAAAAAGTCGCTCTTTGATAATCTTCAAAATTTTTTCGGTTTTGATAATTTCAAAGGCGAGCAGGAAGAAATAATTACAAATATTTTAGCAGGTAACGACACGTTTGTGATAATGCCCACAGGTGGTGGAAAGTCAATGTGTTACCAGTTGCCTGCATTGATGAGCGAGGGCACTGCGATAGTGATCTCCCCGCTTATCGCACTGATGAAAAATCAGGTAGACCAATTAAGGGCATTCGGCGGCACAGATAGCATAGCTCATTTTTTAAATTCGTCACTTACCAAAGCCGACGCCGCGCGTGTTAAGGAAGACGTACTGGCCGGCAAAACAAAATTGCTGTATGTAGCGCCGGAGTCGCTTACCAAGCAAGAAAATGTAGAATTTTTAAGGTTAAATAAAGTATCTTTTGTTGCAGTAGATGAGGCACACTGTATTTCTGAGTGGGGCCACGATTTCAGGCCCGAGTACAGGAAGATACGTCAGGTGATTAGCAATATTGGTGAAAATATTCCAATCATTGCACTTACTGCTACTGCTACACCAAAGGTGCAGCACGATATTCAGAAGAACCTGCAGATGAATAATGCGACGGTTTTTAAATCGTCTTTTAACCGTTCAAACTTGTTTTATGAAGTACGTGCAAAACGCAATGTGCTTAAAGAAATTATCAAGTTTGTTAAGCACAACCAAGGTAAATCGGGCATTATATATTGTCTTAGCCGAAAAAAGGTTGAAGAAGTTGCCGAGGCGCTGTCTCTTAATGGGGTAAAGGCATTACCATACCATGCAGGCCTTGATGCCAAGGTGCGCGCCGATACACAGGATAAATTTCTGATGGAAGATGTCGATGTTATTGTTGCTACCATAGCCTTTGGGATGGGTATTGATAAACCGGATGTTCGGTACGTGATACACCACGACATGCCTAAAAGCATGGAAGGTTATTACCAGGAGACAGGTCGTGCAGGCCGCGACGGTGGCGAAGGTGTTTGTGTAGCTTTTTATTCTGAAAAGGATATTGATAAGTTACAGAAGTTTATGAAAGATAAACCTGTTTCTGAACGTGAAATAGGTACGCAGATACTAAAAGAAGTAATTGACTACGCAGAATCTTCCGCTTGTCGTCGCAAACAGATACTGCATTACTTTGGAGAGGACTTTAACGATACTACCTGTAACCGTATGTGCGACAACTGTGCTACGGAACGCCAGTATTTTGATGCTGAAGAACATTTGCACCGGGCTTTAACCCTGATAAAAGGTTTAGGTGAAAAATTTGACGATCATCACATCCTATGTGTGCTGATGGGAACAGACGATCCGCAGGTGCATTTTTACGAGCACCACCTGATCAAAGAATTCGGCTCCGGCAAGGAGCAAGGCGAGGACCTTTGGAAGTCGCTTTTAAGACAGGCCATGCTCGACAATTATTTGTCGAAAGATATTGACCAGTACGGCTTATTACATATTACAGAAAAGGGCAACGAGTTTATCGATAATCCGCATAGCATCCGTCTGATAATGAATAAGCCGATTGAGGCGAGTGACGACGAGGATGCAGAGGATGGCAAAGGCGCAACCGGTGCGTTAGATACTCAATTATTACAGATGCTGAAGGATCAGCGTAAAAAGCTAGCCAAAGCTAAAGGCTTGCCGCCATTTGTCATATTCCAGGATCCGTCGTTAGAGGAAATGTGTACGCATTACCCTATCACGTTAGACGAATTGAAACAGATCTCGGGTGTTGGTGCCGGTAAAGCTGCGAAGTTTGGCGCGCCGTTTATAGAACTGATAAAAAAATACGTTGAGGAGAACGATATAGACCGCCCCGTTGACATGGTGATCAAAAGTGCGGCAAATAAGTCGGCACTTAAGGTTTATATCATTCAAAATATCGACCGCCATTTAGACTTGGAAGATATTGCCAGCTCTAAAGGGCTATCGTACGAAGATATACTACGTGAGGTTGAATCGATAGTAAACTCTGGTACTAAGCTTAATTTAAACTATTACATCAACGAAGTAATAGATGAAGACAAGCAGGATGAGGTATTTGATTACTTTAAAACAGCCGAAGACGATTCTATCGAGAGCGCCATGTGCGAACTAGGTGAAGAAGATTACACCCGCGAAGAAGTGCAGTTAATGCGCGTTAAGTTTATGAGCGAGTTGGGTAATTAG